In Oryza sativa Japonica Group chromosome 3, ASM3414082v1, one DNA window encodes the following:
- the LOC4333705 gene encoding growth-regulating factor 9: protein MFADFSAAAMELGEVLGLQGLTVPSTKEGDLSLIKRAAAGSFTQAAAASYPSPFLDEQKMLRFAKAAHTLPSGLDFGRENEQRFLLSRTKRPFTPSQWMELEHQALIYKYLNAKAPIPSSLLISISKSFRSSANRMSWRPLYQGFPNADSDPEPGRCRRTDGKKWRCSKEAMADHKYCERHINRNRHRSRKPVENQSRKTVKETPCAGSLPSSVGQGSFKKAKVNEMKPRSISYWTDSLNRTMANKEKGNKAAEENNGPLLNLTNQQPTLSLFSQLKQQNKPEKFNTAGDSESISSNTMLKPWESSNQQNNKSIPFTKMHDRGCLQSVLQNFSLPKDEKMEFQKSKDSNVMTVPSTFYSSPEDPRVSCHAPNMAQMQEDSISSSWEMPQGGPLGEILTNSKNPDDSIMKPEARPYGWLLNLEDHAM from the exons ATGTTTGCTGACTTCTCTGCTGCTGCCATGGAGCTTGGAGAGGTGTTGGGCTTGCAAGGACTCACAGTGCCATCCACCAAGGAGGGTGATCTGAGCCTCATCAAGAGAGCTGCTGCTGGTAGCTTCACCCAGGCTGCTGCTGCATCATACCCTTCCCCCTTTCTTGATGAACAGAAGATGCTCAGATTCGCCAAGGCTGCTCACACATTGCCATCAG GTTTGGATTTTGGGAGGGAAAATGAGCAGAGGTTCTTGTTGTCTAGGACCAAGAGGCCTTTCACTCCCTCACAGTGGATGGAGCTGGAGCACCAGGCTCTCATTTACAAGTATCTCAATGCAAAGGCCCCTATACCTTCCAGCCTGCTCATTTCAATCAGCAAAAGCTTCAGATCATCAGCTAACAGAA TGAGCTGGAGGCCTCTCTATCAAGGCTTCCCAAATGCAGACTCTGACCCAGAACCTGGAAGATGCCGTCGAACAGATGGCAAGAAATGGCGGTGTTCAAAGGAGGCCATGGCCGACCACAAGTATTGTGAGAGGCACATCAACAGAAACCGCCACCGTTCAAGAAAGCCTGTGGAAAACCAAAGTAGAAAGACTGTGAAAGAGACACCGTGTGCTGGCTCATTGCCATCTTCTGTCGGGCAGGGCAGCTTCAAGAAGGCAAAAGTTAATGAAATGAAGCCACGCAGTATCAGCTATTGGACAGATAGTTTGAACAG GACAATGGCGAACAAAGAGAAAGGAAACAAAGCTGCTGAAGAAAACAATGGCCCACTGCTAAATTTAACGAATCAACAGCCAACATTGTCCCTGTTCTCTCAGTTGAAGCAACAGAACAAACCGGAGAAGTTCAATACAGCAGGAGACAGTGAATCGATTTCTTCAAATACCATGTTGAAGCCTTGGGAGAGCAGCAACCAGCAGAACAACAAAAGCATTCCTTTCACCAAGATGCATGATCGTGGATGCCTTCAGTCAGTCCTTCAGAATTTCAGCTTGCCTAAGGACGAGAAAATGGAGTTTCAGAAAAGCAAAGATTCCAATGTCATGACAGTTCCATCAACTTTCTATTCCTCGCCAGAGGACCCACGCGTCAGCTGCCATGCACCTAATATGGCACAAATGCAAGAGGATAGCATCTCAAGTTCTTGGGAGATGCCTCAAGGTGGACCTCTAGGTGAGATCTTGACAAACTCCAAAAATCCTGACGATTCAATCATGAAACCAGAAGCAAGGCCATATGGTTGGTTACTGAACCTCGAGGATCATGCAATGTGA